A window of Synechococcus sp. MEDNS5 contains these coding sequences:
- a CDS encoding response regulator transcription factor, producing the protein MVNSPNLTQAEIGVIQLLLHGMSNKAMAETLMVSIRTIESHISHALLKTGCRSRLELVLWWLNQTTEPHGQPIGKLPPMPA; encoded by the coding sequence ATGGTCAATTCACCCAACCTCACCCAGGCCGAGATCGGCGTGATTCAGCTTCTTCTCCATGGCATGTCAAACAAGGCCATGGCAGAGACCTTGATGGTCAGCATCCGAACCATCGAGAGTCATATCAGCCATGCGCTCTTGAAAACAGGCTGCCGCTCGCGATTGGAACTGGTTCTCTGGTGGCTGAACCAGACAACAGAGCCCCACGGTCAACCCATCGGTAAACTTCCTCCCATGCCGGCTTAG
- the minE gene encoding cell division topological specificity factor MinE translates to MTLQDLLDRILGRQPASATTARERLQLVLAHDRSDLSPELLDQMRREIFEVVAKYVDIDLEEGDVTLETEDRVTALVANLPIRRSMASTKPGG, encoded by the coding sequence ATGACACTTCAGGACCTTCTGGATCGAATTCTTGGTCGCCAGCCGGCCAGTGCGACCACGGCCAGAGAACGCCTCCAGCTCGTGCTGGCTCACGATCGCAGCGATCTGAGTCCCGAGCTGTTGGATCAGATGCGCCGGGAAATTTTCGAGGTCGTGGCCAAATACGTGGATATCGACCTTGAAGAGGGTGATGTCACTCTTGAAACCGAAGATCGCGTGACAGCCCTTGTGGCCAATCTGCCGATCAGGCGATCCATGGCCTCGACGAAACCTGGCGGTTGA
- the minD gene encoding septum site-determining protein MinD, translating into MTISRTILICSGKGGVGKTTLTANLGIALSRQGARTVVLDADFGLRNLDLLLGLENRIVYTAQEVLAETCRLDQALVKHKQEPNLALLPAGNPRMLEWLKPEDMQAIVGMLSERFDYVLIDCPAGIEDGFKNAAAAAKEAIVITTPEVSAVRDADRVIGLLNTRGVTPVQLVLNRVRPRMMANQEMLAVDDVTDILALPLLGLVLEDEQVIVSTNRGEPLTLNGSASPAARAYTNIARRLQGEDVPLMDPAREGRTGLRAKVRRLMQTKIF; encoded by the coding sequence GTGACGATTTCGCGAACGATCCTGATCTGCTCAGGCAAAGGAGGCGTTGGCAAAACAACGCTCACTGCCAATCTCGGCATCGCACTCTCCAGGCAGGGTGCACGCACTGTGGTGCTGGATGCTGATTTTGGACTGCGAAACCTTGACCTGCTCCTCGGCCTCGAAAACCGGATCGTGTACACAGCCCAGGAAGTGCTGGCTGAAACATGCCGCCTGGACCAAGCCTTGGTGAAGCACAAGCAGGAGCCGAATCTTGCCTTGCTTCCCGCCGGCAACCCACGCATGCTCGAGTGGCTGAAACCAGAGGACATGCAGGCCATCGTCGGCATGCTCTCCGAACGCTTCGATTACGTCCTTATCGACTGTCCTGCAGGCATCGAAGACGGATTCAAGAATGCTGCGGCCGCGGCCAAGGAAGCCATCGTGATCACCACTCCCGAGGTGTCCGCGGTGCGGGATGCAGATCGCGTGATCGGTCTCCTGAACACGCGAGGGGTCACCCCCGTGCAGCTCGTGCTCAACCGGGTTCGCCCCCGGATGATGGCCAACCAAGAGATGCTTGCTGTGGACGATGTCACCGACATCCTTGCGCTTCCACTGCTGGGCCTCGTTCTCGAAGATGAGCAGGTGATTGTGAGCACGAATCGAGGTGAGCCGCTCACACTCAACGGCAGCGCGTCTCCTGCAGCGAGGGCTTACACGAACATCGCCCGACGCCTTCAAGGTGAGGACGTGCCGCTGATGGATCCAGCACGGGAAGGGCGAACAGGACTGCGTGCCAAGGTTCGCCGACTGATGCAAACCAAGATCTTCTGA
- the minC gene encoding septum site-determining protein MinC — translation MKAASPSPARRVLILPPHRSCHWHQWLPDQRETVPAGSIVLDMGDWSMGCRELTELMDALEHEGYTVQQVITHCPTTQIGAAALGLPTSRRPMAETGGETGETETSDRRGDLRIHRGTLRSGDHLSSEGHALVIGDVNPGASVTANGDVYIWGRLRGRAHAGAAGNPLARIVALQLRPLQLRIADLVARGPEEPPMPGQAEQACIRDGDIAIEPAQPPFLDDQANQRKSFSAD, via the coding sequence ATGAAAGCTGCGTCCCCTTCGCCGGCCCGACGTGTCCTGATTCTCCCGCCCCACCGGAGCTGTCACTGGCATCAGTGGCTTCCAGACCAGCGAGAGACTGTGCCGGCGGGATCGATCGTCCTCGACATGGGTGACTGGTCGATGGGTTGTCGAGAGCTCACTGAACTGATGGACGCTCTCGAGCACGAGGGTTACACGGTGCAGCAGGTCATCACCCACTGCCCCACAACACAGATCGGAGCCGCTGCCCTTGGTCTGCCGACAAGCCGCCGGCCGATGGCAGAAACTGGCGGAGAGACCGGAGAAACCGAAACCAGTGACAGGCGCGGAGACCTGCGGATTCACCGAGGAACGCTTCGATCAGGGGATCACCTCAGCAGCGAGGGGCATGCGCTGGTCATCGGGGATGTGAACCCAGGAGCGTCTGTCACAGCGAATGGCGACGTTTACATCTGGGGGCGCCTGCGCGGACGCGCCCATGCCGGGGCCGCTGGTAACCCATTAGCACGCATCGTTGCGCTGCAGCTGAGGCCGTTACAGCTGCGCATTGCCGATCTTGTCGCCAGAGGCCCGGAAGAGCCCCCGATGCCCGGACAAGCTGAACAAGCATGCATCCGCGATGGCGACATCGCCATCGAACCGGCCCAGCCTCCGTTCCTGGATGATCAAGCGAATCAACGGAAAAGTTTTTCAGCCGATTGA
- a CDS encoding HD domain-containing protein, with the protein MGSRTYHDPLHRGISLDARDPAEAMVLSLVDSSPFQRLRRIRQLGPAFLTFHGAESSRFTHSLGVFSIARRAMEKLKMLDPSLEQQRGVLYGAALLHDLGHAPLSHTGEEMFGTHHEQWSARVIREHPQIRDSLENYASGTADAVADLLEHGHTERGVIKSLVSSQLDCDRLDYLLRDSYSTGARYGQLDLDRILAAITLAPDGELAIHPKGLMAVEHYLVVRNLMYRSVYNHRLNVMCNWLLERLIQEARHLGPDRIWADSTIHRWLWETERLDLDSYLANDDLRIGYHLQRWQAEAPAPLASLCDRFLNRRLLKALDVSSLNTSDRLELLAAARTMSESVGLDPTLCCGLRQHQLHGYHPYRGGLRLWDGHSLQALEQESALVSSLATPAESAWLIHPREIAAELKTRVRQEVSPL; encoded by the coding sequence ATGGGCTCCCGCACTTACCACGACCCACTGCATCGAGGCATCAGCCTCGATGCGAGAGATCCAGCGGAAGCCATGGTGCTCTCGCTGGTGGACTCATCACCATTTCAACGGTTGCGCCGAATCCGGCAGCTCGGACCTGCCTTTCTCACATTCCATGGAGCCGAGTCGAGTCGATTCACCCATTCCCTTGGGGTGTTTTCCATTGCGAGGCGGGCGATGGAGAAGCTCAAAATGCTGGATCCATCACTGGAGCAGCAACGGGGTGTTCTCTACGGGGCCGCTCTGCTGCACGACCTAGGGCATGCCCCACTGAGCCACACCGGTGAAGAGATGTTCGGCACCCACCACGAGCAGTGGTCAGCGCGGGTGATCCGGGAGCATCCTCAGATCCGGGATTCCCTGGAGAATTACGCCTCAGGTACCGCTGATGCGGTTGCGGATCTCCTCGAACATGGCCATACGGAACGCGGGGTGATCAAATCCCTGGTCAGCAGCCAGCTGGATTGTGATCGCCTCGACTACCTCCTGAGGGACAGCTACAGCACCGGTGCCCGGTATGGGCAGCTTGACCTCGATCGCATTCTTGCGGCTATCACGCTTGCCCCTGATGGAGAGCTGGCCATTCACCCAAAGGGATTGATGGCGGTGGAGCACTACCTGGTGGTTCGCAACCTGATGTACCGCAGCGTTTACAACCACCGGCTGAACGTGATGTGCAACTGGCTACTGGAGCGTCTCATTCAGGAGGCCCGCCATCTCGGTCCAGACCGCATTTGGGCGGATTCCACGATTCACCGTTGGCTGTGGGAAACCGAACGCCTTGATCTCGACAGCTACCTCGCCAATGACGACCTTCGCATCGGCTACCACCTGCAGCGCTGGCAGGCTGAAGCCCCTGCCCCCCTGGCAAGCCTCTGCGATCGCTTTCTCAATCGCAGGCTGCTGAAAGCCCTGGATGTGAGCTCACTCAACACCTCCGATCGTCTGGAACTGCTTGCTGCTGCACGGACGATGTCGGAATCAGTCGGACTGGACCCCACCCTCTGCTGCGGGCTTCGGCAACACCAGCTCCACGGCTATCACCCCTACCGAGGAGGGCTCCGGCTTTGGGATGGGCACAGCCTGCAGGCCCTTGAGCAGGAGTCGGCACTCGTGAGCAGCTTGGCCACGCCCGCGGAATCGGCCTGGTTGATCCACCCCCGGGAGATTGCTGCCGAGCTGAAGACCAGGGTGAGACAGGAGGTCTCGCCTCTCTGA
- the ctpZ gene encoding carboxyl-terminal processing protease CtpZ, with protein MLPTVNSWSDLLHRLAFGLFIGVLISLLTAPQALALNDAQQLVVESWRLVNQSYVDPETFETIRWKRLRQKALEKTIETSEQAYSAIETMLQPLNDPYTRLLRPDDYSVMKASNEGSLSGVGLQLGHPPDGDSIVVIAPLEGSPAADAGVVSGTEILAVDGEGVDALGLEATAARLRGAVGSQVLVTLMPPLGEPKEISLERRTIDLRPVRTRRLRSDAHTLGYLRITQFSEGVPSQVREALEELSDKNVEGLVLDLRNNSGGLVSAGLAVADVFLDQEPIVETRNRDGIADPIQAGPGELYSGPMVTLVNSGTASASEILAGALQDDGRSLLLGENTFGKGLIQTLTNLSDGSGLAVTVAGYVTPSGRDIQGQGIQPDRILDQPEPLNPGGEGDRWLNDAERVLQALIEQEHPSDQTQPLDSTDVASEPT; from the coding sequence ATGTTGCCGACTGTTAACAGCTGGTCAGATCTGTTGCACCGCCTTGCATTTGGGCTGTTCATCGGCGTGTTGATCAGCCTGCTGACCGCTCCTCAGGCCCTCGCTCTCAATGACGCACAGCAGCTGGTGGTGGAGAGCTGGCGTCTTGTGAATCAGAGCTATGTCGATCCCGAGACGTTCGAAACCATCCGCTGGAAGCGGCTGCGTCAGAAAGCACTGGAAAAAACCATCGAAACCAGTGAGCAGGCCTACAGCGCCATCGAAACCATGCTGCAGCCGCTGAATGACCCTTACACCCGGTTGCTCAGGCCTGACGACTACAGCGTGATGAAAGCCAGCAACGAGGGAAGCCTCAGCGGGGTGGGATTGCAGCTCGGACATCCACCTGACGGGGACTCCATTGTGGTGATTGCCCCTCTGGAGGGCTCACCTGCGGCCGATGCCGGTGTTGTCAGCGGAACAGAGATCCTCGCAGTGGATGGCGAAGGTGTTGACGCTCTCGGACTGGAAGCGACTGCAGCTCGCCTTCGGGGAGCTGTGGGCAGCCAGGTGTTGGTGACGTTGATGCCTCCTCTGGGAGAACCCAAAGAGATCAGTCTTGAAAGGCGAACCATCGACCTCCGGCCTGTGAGAACACGCCGCCTGCGCAGTGATGCTCACACCCTCGGCTACCTGCGCATCACTCAGTTCAGTGAAGGCGTTCCTTCCCAGGTGAGAGAAGCTCTTGAAGAGCTGTCCGACAAGAACGTTGAGGGGCTCGTGCTGGATCTCCGGAACAACTCTGGTGGGTTGGTGAGCGCCGGACTAGCAGTGGCTGATGTGTTCCTGGATCAGGAGCCGATCGTGGAAACACGCAATCGCGACGGAATCGCCGACCCCATTCAGGCTGGTCCTGGGGAGCTGTACAGCGGGCCAATGGTGACCCTGGTCAACAGTGGGACCGCAAGCGCTAGCGAAATCCTGGCTGGCGCACTCCAGGATGACGGTCGGTCTCTTCTGCTTGGAGAGAACACATTCGGCAAGGGACTGATTCAGACCCTCACCAACCTGAGCGATGGAAGTGGTCTGGCTGTCACGGTGGCGGGTTACGTCACCCCAAGCGGACGGGACATCCAAGGGCAAGGCATCCAACCCGACCGGATCCTGGATCAACCGGAGCCTCTCAACCCCGGAGGAGAAGGCGATCGCTGGCTGAATGATGCCGAACGAGTGCTTCAGGCACTGATCGAACAGGAGCATCCGAGCGATCAGACCCAGCCTCTGGACAGCACGGACGTGGCATCGGAACCAACCTGA
- the petB gene encoding cytochrome b6, with translation MANSSPVYDWFQERLEIQDIADDISSKYVPPHVNIFYCLGGITLVCFLIQFATGFAMTFYYKPTVAEAYSSVQYLMTDVSFGWLIRSVHRWSASMMVLMLILHVFRVYLTGGFKRPRELTWVTGVTMAVITVSFGVTGYSLPWDQVGYWAVKIVSGVPAAIPVVGDFMVELLRGGESVGQSTLTRFYSLHTFVMPWLLAVFMLMHFLMIRKQGISGPL, from the coding sequence ATGGCGAACTCCTCACCCGTCTACGACTGGTTCCAGGAACGTCTTGAAATTCAGGACATTGCTGACGACATCAGCAGCAAGTACGTACCCCCTCACGTCAACATTTTTTATTGCCTGGGTGGCATCACGTTGGTTTGCTTCCTGATCCAGTTCGCCACTGGGTTCGCGATGACCTTCTATTACAAGCCCACTGTTGCTGAGGCCTACAGCTCGGTTCAGTACCTCATGACTGACGTGAGCTTCGGATGGTTGATCCGTTCGGTGCATCGCTGGAGCGCCTCGATGATGGTGCTGATGCTGATCTTGCATGTCTTCCGTGTGTACCTCACCGGAGGCTTCAAGCGCCCCCGCGAGCTCACTTGGGTGACTGGCGTGACGATGGCTGTGATCACCGTCTCCTTCGGAGTGACTGGTTACTCCCTTCCCTGGGATCAGGTTGGCTACTGGGCCGTGAAGATCGTGTCCGGTGTTCCGGCTGCCATCCCTGTGGTGGGAGATTTCATGGTTGAACTTCTCCGCGGTGGTGAGAGTGTGGGGCAGTCCACGTTGACCCGCTTTTACAGCCTTCACACCTTCGTGATGCCTTGGCTGCTTGCGGTGTTCATGCTCATGCATTTCCTGATGATCCGGAAGCAGGGCATTTCTGGTCCGTTGTGA
- the petD gene encoding cytochrome b6-f complex subunit IV, translated as MHILKKPDLSDPKMRAKLAKGMGHNYYGEPAWPNDLLYIFPVVILGTIACVVGLAVLDPAMLGDKADPFATPLEILPEWYLYPVFQILRVVPNKLLGIALQTLVPLGLMLVPFIESFNKFQNPFRRPVAMAVFLFGTFTTIYLGIGAAMPIDKSLTLGLF; from the coding sequence ATGCACATTCTCAAGAAGCCGGATCTATCAGATCCCAAGATGCGTGCCAAGCTCGCCAAGGGCATGGGGCATAACTATTACGGAGAGCCGGCCTGGCCGAATGATCTCCTTTATATCTTTCCTGTCGTCATCCTCGGAACCATTGCCTGCGTCGTGGGTCTTGCAGTCCTCGACCCCGCAATGCTGGGTGATAAAGCTGATCCATTTGCCACTCCTCTGGAAATTCTTCCTGAGTGGTACCTGTATCCGGTCTTCCAGATCCTGCGTGTGGTTCCCAACAAGCTGCTTGGAATCGCTCTGCAAACTTTGGTTCCTTTAGGGTTGATGCTCGTTCCTTTCATCGAGAGCTTCAATAAGTTTCAGAACCCCTTCCGCCGTCCTGTGGCCATGGCTGTGTTCTTATTTGGAACTTTCACCACGATCTATCTAGGCATTGGTGCTGCTATGCCGATCGACAAATCCCTCACCCTCGGACTGTTCTGA
- a CDS encoding SLC13 family permease has product MAIILRGFIPGLPSISVLMALGAVLVIVSGEISLFNAFKAINLDVILYLFGVFVLSQALEDSGTLAQLGTFVWGRAQTASVLLVLVVVVGGLSASLLTNDTAAILGVPLLLALTTHNQLPSQPFLLAFAYALSIGSVMSPIGNPQNLLIATQGDLNRPFETFLGGLFWPTLLCLGLVLLVLWIRFGRLLANHRVIPVTSGPVDRALSRLCWAGLVLLLLGIGLKLVLIRAGGLFDLPFAVIGLIAGAPVLLFSRRRLSTLQRMDWSTLLFFVGLFVLTQAVWNSGVFQSLLERTHVDVRGIPQIVLISSVVSQLISNVPLVELYLPLLNQGPESPSQLLALAAGSTAAGTLSVFGAASNIIILQSAEQRGSKAFSIIEFTLIGLPLGLACLAVYGLWLV; this is encoded by the coding sequence TTGGCGATCATCCTGCGTGGGTTCATCCCAGGTCTCCCATCGATTTCAGTGTTGATGGCACTGGGTGCCGTGCTGGTGATCGTGAGTGGCGAGATCAGTCTGTTCAATGCTTTCAAAGCGATCAATCTGGATGTGATCCTCTATCTCTTCGGTGTTTTTGTTCTCTCTCAGGCACTTGAAGACAGCGGCACGCTTGCGCAGCTGGGGACCTTTGTTTGGGGGCGTGCCCAGACGGCTTCAGTTTTGCTCGTGTTGGTGGTGGTGGTCGGTGGTTTGAGCGCCTCGCTGTTAACAAACGACACGGCGGCGATTCTTGGTGTCCCCTTGTTGCTTGCACTCACCACACACAACCAATTGCCGAGCCAACCGTTCCTGTTGGCGTTTGCTTACGCCCTATCGATCGGCAGTGTGATGAGTCCGATCGGCAATCCCCAGAATCTGCTCATCGCCACCCAGGGTGATTTGAATCGACCCTTTGAGACGTTTCTTGGTGGATTGTTTTGGCCAACCCTTTTGTGCCTGGGTTTGGTGCTCCTCGTGCTGTGGATCCGCTTTGGGCGCCTGTTAGCCAATCATCGGGTGATCCCTGTCACCAGTGGGCCTGTGGATCGCGCTCTTTCACGCCTCTGTTGGGCTGGATTGGTGCTTCTGCTGTTGGGCATCGGCCTCAAGCTGGTTTTGATTCGCGCTGGTGGTCTGTTTGATTTGCCCTTCGCGGTGATCGGACTTATTGCCGGTGCGCCAGTGCTTCTGTTTAGTCGACGACGACTGAGCACGCTCCAACGCATGGACTGGAGCACGCTCCTCTTTTTTGTGGGATTGTTTGTGCTGACTCAGGCAGTCTGGAACTCCGGGGTGTTTCAGTCCCTGCTTGAGCGCACACACGTTGATGTGCGCGGCATTCCACAGATTGTTCTGATCAGCAGCGTGGTCAGCCAATTGATTTCCAACGTTCCTCTGGTTGAGCTTTATCTTCCGCTCTTGAATCAAGGGCCCGAGAGCCCTTCCCAGCTTTTGGCACTGGCGGCTGGTAGTACCGCCGCGGGGACGTTGTCCGTGTTTGGCGCAGCCAGCAACATCATTATTCTTCAGTCGGCTGAGCAACGGGGCAGTAAGGCGTTCTCAATCATTGAATTCACGCTGATTGGGCTCCCACTGGGCTTGGCTTGTCTGGCGGTTTATGGGTTGTGGCTCGTATGA
- a CDS encoding glycoside hydrolase 100 family protein: MAGRFSQQNQRVRPSSKEDQVVLKAREHFERTLIPVRGQLAGSVAALEHPRHDEALNYGEIFLRDNVPVMVYLLTQKRFDIVKQFLSLCLDLQSTTYQTRGVFPTSFVEENGQLIADYGQRSIGRITSVDASLWWPVLCWMYVKSSGDEDFASSQAVQRGVQLLLDLVLHPTFEGTPVLFVPDCAFMIDRPMDVWGAPLEVEVLLYGSLRCCAQLMELGRKHQSSRLLDQRLVLTRQWVHDLRQFLLKHYWVTSKTMQVLRRRPTEQYGDNQHQNEFNVQPQVIPDWLQDWLENRGGYLIGNIRTGRPDFRFYSLGNSLGCLFGLLTAPQQRALFRLTLHNRDHLMAEMPMRICHPPMESLEWQNKTGSDPKNWPWSYHNGGHWPSLLWFFGSSILLHERRHPHADVLLMGQMKALLEECYWSHLNQLPRQQWAEYFDGPTGTWVGQQSRTYQTWTIVGFLLLHHFLRVNPDDVLLLDLDEGAVPDPDSHESHTSHNP; this comes from the coding sequence ATGGCCGGACGGTTCAGCCAACAGAACCAGAGGGTGCGCCCGAGTTCCAAAGAGGATCAGGTCGTTCTCAAAGCCCGCGAGCATTTCGAACGCACGCTGATTCCTGTGCGCGGGCAGCTCGCTGGAAGCGTCGCGGCCCTCGAGCACCCACGGCACGACGAAGCCCTCAACTATGGCGAAATCTTCCTGCGCGACAACGTGCCGGTGATGGTCTACCTGCTCACGCAGAAACGCTTCGACATCGTCAAGCAGTTCCTGAGTCTCTGCCTTGATCTACAAAGCACCACGTATCAAACCCGAGGGGTTTTCCCCACAAGCTTCGTCGAAGAGAACGGTCAACTGATCGCTGACTACGGACAGCGCTCCATTGGTCGCATCACATCTGTTGACGCCAGTCTTTGGTGGCCCGTGCTGTGCTGGATGTATGTGAAGTCCAGTGGTGACGAGGACTTCGCCTCCAGCCAAGCAGTTCAACGCGGGGTGCAACTGCTGCTCGACCTTGTACTGCACCCAACCTTTGAAGGCACACCGGTTCTGTTCGTGCCGGACTGTGCCTTCATGATTGACCGTCCGATGGACGTTTGGGGAGCTCCGCTTGAAGTGGAAGTTCTCCTTTATGGCTCACTGCGCTGCTGTGCCCAGCTCATGGAGCTGGGGCGAAAACATCAAAGCAGCCGACTGCTGGATCAACGGCTTGTTCTGACCCGGCAGTGGGTTCATGACCTGCGGCAGTTTCTGCTCAAGCACTACTGGGTCACAAGCAAAACCATGCAGGTGCTGAGGCGACGGCCTACGGAACAGTACGGAGACAACCAGCACCAAAACGAATTCAATGTTCAGCCTCAGGTGATCCCCGACTGGCTACAGGACTGGCTTGAAAACCGCGGTGGGTACCTGATCGGAAACATACGCACGGGCCGACCCGACTTCCGCTTCTACAGCCTGGGCAACTCACTGGGCTGTTTGTTCGGACTGCTCACGGCTCCGCAACAGCGCGCTCTGTTTCGACTGACGCTGCACAACCGTGATCACCTGATGGCCGAAATGCCGATGCGCATCTGCCATCCCCCGATGGAAAGCCTGGAATGGCAGAACAAAACCGGATCCGACCCCAAAAACTGGCCCTGGAGCTACCACAACGGTGGGCACTGGCCCAGCCTTCTCTGGTTTTTCGGCAGTTCCATCCTGCTACATGAGCGCCGCCACCCCCATGCTGATGTGTTGCTCATGGGGCAGATGAAAGCATTGCTCGAAGAGTGCTACTGGAGTCATCTCAACCAGTTGCCCCGGCAACAATGGGCTGAATACTTCGATGGTCCAACGGGCACCTGGGTCGGACAGCAATCAAGGACCTATCAGACCTGGACCATCGTTGGCTTTCTCCTCCTCCATCATTTTTTACGGGTTAATCCCGATGATGTTCTCTTGCTCGACCTCGATGAGGGAGCTGTTCCGGATCCGGACTCGCACGAGAGTCATACGAGCCACAACCCATAA
- the mtnC gene encoding acireductone synthase gives MIKAIVLDIEGTTCPVTFVSQTLFPFARRQLSQTICTPNRKPGVSAAMQEAISEWKQDTDPTSQALLLQATDQNTPTPEEISQYLDHLIQCDRKSTALKELQGIIWEQGYTSGELQSPLYADVIPTLNAWKQQEIMLAVYSSGSVKAQQLLYSYTTGGDITDQFSQWFDTRTGPKLNADSYRAISQTIEIRPASILFVSDHPGECDAALASGMETRFCLRVGNPFRDGGVHRVIHNLSEINL, from the coding sequence GTGATTAAGGCCATTGTTCTTGATATCGAAGGGACGACATGCCCTGTCACCTTCGTATCGCAGACGCTGTTTCCCTTTGCCCGACGGCAACTTTCACAGACGATCTGCACACCAAACCGCAAACCCGGTGTGTCGGCTGCGATGCAAGAAGCCATCAGCGAATGGAAGCAAGACACCGATCCCACAAGCCAAGCACTCTTGCTTCAGGCAACCGATCAGAACACACCAACCCCCGAGGAAATTTCTCAGTACCTCGACCATCTCATTCAATGCGATCGAAAATCGACAGCCTTAAAAGAGCTGCAGGGAATCATTTGGGAGCAAGGCTATACCTCAGGCGAACTGCAATCCCCTTTATACGCTGATGTGATCCCAACACTCAATGCATGGAAACAGCAAGAGATAATGCTTGCTGTTTACTCATCAGGAAGCGTTAAAGCACAACAATTACTGTATTCCTATACAACCGGTGGAGACATCACTGATCAGTTCAGCCAATGGTTCGACACCCGAACAGGCCCAAAGCTCAATGCGGATAGCTACAGAGCAATCAGCCAAACCATTGAAATTAGGCCAGCATCAATTCTTTTTGTCAGTGATCATCCTGGAGAATGCGACGCAGCATTGGCTTCAGGAATGGAGACCCGATTCTGCCTCCGCGTAGGCAATCCATTCCGCGACGGCGGGGTGCACAGAGTGATCCACAATCTGAGCGAAATCAATCTCTGA
- the mtnB gene encoding methylthioribulose 1-phosphate dehydratase, translating to MRKDDHKQQLIKTIHNLHNRGWCDGTGGNFSVVCEQDPLRLLMAPSGVDKGSVEATDLIEVNDHGEVVHGEGRASAETLMHLQIIKQCSAGAVLHTHSCNGTLLSRLHQASGHLKLEGWEMLKGLAGISTHDTSVELPIIENDQNLKRLSEQASQYIEDAPSGLLVAGHGMYAWGDDLFQAQRHTEIIEFLLEISWRQTLLNKTL from the coding sequence ATGCGAAAGGACGATCACAAACAGCAATTAATCAAAACCATTCACAACTTGCACAACCGTGGGTGGTGTGACGGCACCGGCGGCAATTTCAGTGTTGTCTGTGAGCAGGATCCGTTGAGACTCTTAATGGCACCCAGCGGTGTGGACAAGGGATCCGTAGAAGCAACCGATCTGATTGAAGTCAATGACCACGGAGAGGTTGTCCATGGCGAAGGGAGAGCCAGTGCAGAAACATTGATGCATCTGCAAATCATCAAACAATGCTCAGCAGGGGCAGTTCTGCACACCCATTCATGCAATGGAACGCTTCTTTCCAGATTGCATCAGGCATCAGGTCACCTGAAACTGGAAGGCTGGGAAATGCTCAAAGGGCTGGCTGGCATCAGCACCCATGACACATCAGTTGAGCTGCCAATAATCGAGAACGATCAGAACTTAAAACGCCTTAGCGAACAAGCAAGCCAATATATAGAGGATGCACCCTCAGGCCTACTGGTCGCAGGACATGGCATGTATGCATGGGGTGATGATCTTTTTCAGGCCCAACGGCATACTGAAATCATTGAATTCCTACTCGAAATTTCGTGGAGACAAACACTACTCAACAAGACTCTGTGA